A portion of the Micromonospora vinacea genome contains these proteins:
- the hisH gene encoding imidazole glycerol phosphate synthase subunit HisH, whose amino-acid sequence MSDVVVLDYGSGNLRSAERALAAAGADVRVTDDLAAAAAADGLVVPGVGAYAACMAGIEALGAGPVIAERVAAGRPVLGICVGMQVLFEHGDEHGVVTKGLGLLPGGVTRLAATRLPHMGWNTVRAPRESVLFAGLTEQSRFYFVHSYAMSDPAALAAAGATVTTAHHDTDFVAAVERGSLSAAQFHPEKSADTGAALLRNWLATLPSGD is encoded by the coding sequence ATGAGTGACGTGGTGGTGCTCGACTACGGTTCGGGCAACCTGCGATCGGCGGAGCGGGCGCTGGCCGCCGCCGGAGCGGACGTCCGGGTGACCGACGACCTGGCCGCGGCGGCTGCCGCCGACGGTCTGGTGGTGCCGGGTGTGGGCGCGTACGCGGCGTGCATGGCCGGGATCGAGGCGCTGGGCGCCGGCCCGGTGATCGCCGAGCGGGTGGCCGCTGGCCGGCCGGTGCTCGGCATCTGCGTGGGCATGCAGGTGCTCTTCGAGCACGGCGACGAGCACGGCGTGGTGACGAAGGGGCTGGGGTTGCTGCCCGGCGGGGTGACCCGGCTGGCCGCCACCCGGTTGCCGCACATGGGCTGGAACACGGTCCGGGCTCCCCGGGAGTCGGTGCTGTTCGCCGGGCTGACCGAGCAGAGCCGGTTCTACTTCGTCCACTCGTACGCGATGAGCGACCCGGCGGCGCTGGCCGCTGCCGGTGCCACTGTGACCACCGCCCACCACGACACGGATTTCGTCGCGGCGGTGGAGCGCGGCTCGTTGTCGGCGGCCCAGTTCCACCCGGAGAAGTCCGCCGACACCGGTGCCGCGCTGCTGCGCAACTGGCTCGCCACGTTGCCCAGCGGTGACTGA